In Scatophagus argus isolate fScaArg1 chromosome 5, fScaArg1.pri, whole genome shotgun sequence, a genomic segment contains:
- the nek8 gene encoding serine/threonine-protein kinase Nek8 isoform X2 yields the protein MSRDERLAAQNECQVLKLLNHPNIIEYYENFLEDKALMIAMEYAPGGTLAEYIQKRCNSLLDEDTILHFFVQILLALYHVHNKLILHRDLKTQNILLDKHQMIVKIGDFGISKILVSKSKAYTVVGTPCYISPELCEGKPYNQKSDIWALGCVLYELASLKRAFEAANLPALVLKIMSGTFAPISDRYSPELRQLILNMLNLDPSKRPQLNEIMALPICIRPLLNLYTDIGNVKMRRIEKPLSAVQTGPQGRPGGRVPTNRSRDGSVGLGSGKVHSLPLSSVYTWGSGISAPLRLPMLNTEVLQVSLGRTQKMGVTKSGRLITWEAPSVGSGEASLPGVVEPMQPQFISRFLEGQSGVTIKSVSCGDLFTTCMTDRGIIMTFGSGSNGCLGHGNFNDVTQPKIVEALLGYELVQVSCGASHVLAVTNEREVFAWGRGDNGRLGLGTQDTHNSPQQVCLPVEFEAQRVVCGVDCSMIISTKHNIVACGSNRFNKLGLDKIIIGEEPNPSNQVEEVHSYTPVQSAPLNSERIVYIDIGTAHSVAVTEKGQCFTFGSNQHGQMGCSSRHSSRVPCLVPGLQGITMAACGDAFTLAIGSEGEVYTWGKGARGRLGRREEDSGIPKAVQLDESHPFVVTSVACCHGNTLLAVKPLLEEPVPR from the exons ATGTCACGGGACGAGCGTCTGGCAGCTCAGAACGAGTGTCAGGTCCTGAAACTGCTCAACCATCCAAACATCATAGAGTACTATGAGAACTTCCTGGAGGACAAGGCACTCATGATAGCTATGGAGTATGCACCAG GAGGAACCCTGGCTGAATACATACAGAAGCGCTGCAACTCTCTTCTGGATGAGGACACCATCCTTCACTTCTTTGTGCAGATCTTACTCGCACTGTACCACGTCCACAACAAACTCATCTTGCACAGAGACCTTAAGACACAGAATATTCTCCTTGACAAGCACCAGATGATTGTCAAAATTGGAGATTTTGGCATCTCCAAAATACTTGTCAGCAAGAGCAAAGCTTACACG GTGGTTGGGACCCCATGCTACATCTCCCCTGAGCTTTGTGAAGGAAAGCCATATAACCAGAAGAGTGACATCTGGGCTTTGGGCTGTGTGCTGTATGAGCTGGCGAGCCTTAAGAGAGCCTTTGAGGCTGCT AATCTACCTGCCCTTGTTCTGAAGATCATGAGCGGAACATTTGCTCCAATTTCAGACCGGTACAGCCCCGAACTTCGACAGCTCATCCTCAACATGCTCAATCTGGATCCATCCAAACGGCCTCAACTCAATGAAATAATGGCTCTTCCCATATGCATCAGACCCCTGCTTAACCTCTACACAGATATAGGCAACGTCAAAATGCGCAG GATTGAGAAACCACTATCTGCTGTGCAAACTGGTCCTCAAGGTAGACCAGGAGGAAGAGTTCCTACCAACAGGTCCAGAG ACGGATCAGTTGGTTTAGGATCAGGGAAGGTGCATTCGCTCCCACTGTCCTCGGTGTATACCTGGGGAAGTGGAATCTCAGCGCCTCTCCGCCTGCCGATGCTCAACACCGAAGTGCTGCAAGTGTCTCTGGGCCGCACTCAGAAGATGGGGGTGACCAAATCAGGCCGCCTGATTACATGGGAG GCTCCATCAGTGGGGTCTGGCGAGGCCAGTCTGCCCGGTGTTGTGGAGCCGATGCAGCCTCAGTTCATTTCACGTTTCCTCGAGGGTCAGTCTGGAGTCACCATCAAGTCTGTGTCCTGTGGCGATCTTTTTACCACCTGCATGACAG ACAGGGGCATTATCATGACGTTTGGAAGTGGAAGCAACGGCTGTCTAGGCCACGGTAACTTCAATGATGTAACACAG CCCAAGATAGTTGAGGCGCTCCTTGGCTATGAGCTGGTTCAGGTGTCTTGTGGCGCTTCCCACGTACTCGCTGTGACCAATGAAAGAGAAGTATTTGCCTGGGGAAGAGGAGACAATG GTCGCCTCGGGCTCGGCACCCAAGACACCCACAACTCTCCACAGCAGGTGTGCTTACCTGTGGAATTCGAGGCCCAGAGGGTGGTGTGTGGAGTCGACTGCTCCATGATTATCAGCACCAAGCACAACATCGTGGCATGTGGAAGCAACAG GTTCAACAAGCTCGGGCTGGATAAAATAATTATTGGAGAGGAACCAAATCCCTCAAATCAGGTGGAAGAAGTTCATTCCTACACCCCTGTCCAATCAGCCCCACTCAACAGCGAGAGGATAGTTTACATTGATATTGGGACAGCCCATTCTGTTGCTGTTACAG AAAAAGGTCAGTGCTTTACCTTTGGCAGCAACCAGCATGGCCAGATGGGCTGCAGTTCTCGTCATAGCAGTCGTGTGCCCTGCCTGGTGCCTGGGCTGCAGGGCATCACCATGGCAGCCTGTGGAGATGCTTTCACCTTAGCTATCGGATCTG AAGGGGAGGTGTACACCTGGGGCAAGGGGGCCCGCGGCCGCCttggaagaagagaggaggattCTGGGATACCGAAGGCGGTGCAGCTCGACGAGAGTCACCCATTTGTGGTGACATCAGTGGcttgttgtcatggcaacactCTGCTGGCAGTGAAAC CTTTGCTTGAAGAACCTGTCCCGAGATGA
- the nek8 gene encoding serine/threonine-protein kinase Nek8 isoform X1 yields MEKYEKIKVVGRGAFGIVHLCRRRSDGAFVILKEIPVEQMSRDERLAAQNECQVLKLLNHPNIIEYYENFLEDKALMIAMEYAPGGTLAEYIQKRCNSLLDEDTILHFFVQILLALYHVHNKLILHRDLKTQNILLDKHQMIVKIGDFGISKILVSKSKAYTVVGTPCYISPELCEGKPYNQKSDIWALGCVLYELASLKRAFEAANLPALVLKIMSGTFAPISDRYSPELRQLILNMLNLDPSKRPQLNEIMALPICIRPLLNLYTDIGNVKMRRIEKPLSAVQTGPQGRPGGRVPTNRSRDGSVGLGSGKVHSLPLSSVYTWGSGISAPLRLPMLNTEVLQVSLGRTQKMGVTKSGRLITWEAPSVGSGEASLPGVVEPMQPQFISRFLEGQSGVTIKSVSCGDLFTTCMTDRGIIMTFGSGSNGCLGHGNFNDVTQPKIVEALLGYELVQVSCGASHVLAVTNEREVFAWGRGDNGRLGLGTQDTHNSPQQVCLPVEFEAQRVVCGVDCSMIISTKHNIVACGSNRFNKLGLDKIIIGEEPNPSNQVEEVHSYTPVQSAPLNSERIVYIDIGTAHSVAVTEKGQCFTFGSNQHGQMGCSSRHSSRVPCLVPGLQGITMAACGDAFTLAIGSEGEVYTWGKGARGRLGRREEDSGIPKAVQLDESHPFVVTSVACCHGNTLLAVKPLLEEPVPR; encoded by the exons ATGGAGAAGTATGAGAAAATCAAAGTTGTCGGAAGAGGGGCTTTCGG GATTGTTCACCTGTGCCGTAGGCGCAGCGATGGGGCCTTTGTCATCCTGAAGGAGATCCCAGTAGAGCAGATGTCACGGGACGAGCGTCTGGCAGCTCAGAACGAGTGTCAGGTCCTGAAACTGCTCAACCATCCAAACATCATAGAGTACTATGAGAACTTCCTGGAGGACAAGGCACTCATGATAGCTATGGAGTATGCACCAG GAGGAACCCTGGCTGAATACATACAGAAGCGCTGCAACTCTCTTCTGGATGAGGACACCATCCTTCACTTCTTTGTGCAGATCTTACTCGCACTGTACCACGTCCACAACAAACTCATCTTGCACAGAGACCTTAAGACACAGAATATTCTCCTTGACAAGCACCAGATGATTGTCAAAATTGGAGATTTTGGCATCTCCAAAATACTTGTCAGCAAGAGCAAAGCTTACACG GTGGTTGGGACCCCATGCTACATCTCCCCTGAGCTTTGTGAAGGAAAGCCATATAACCAGAAGAGTGACATCTGGGCTTTGGGCTGTGTGCTGTATGAGCTGGCGAGCCTTAAGAGAGCCTTTGAGGCTGCT AATCTACCTGCCCTTGTTCTGAAGATCATGAGCGGAACATTTGCTCCAATTTCAGACCGGTACAGCCCCGAACTTCGACAGCTCATCCTCAACATGCTCAATCTGGATCCATCCAAACGGCCTCAACTCAATGAAATAATGGCTCTTCCCATATGCATCAGACCCCTGCTTAACCTCTACACAGATATAGGCAACGTCAAAATGCGCAG GATTGAGAAACCACTATCTGCTGTGCAAACTGGTCCTCAAGGTAGACCAGGAGGAAGAGTTCCTACCAACAGGTCCAGAG ACGGATCAGTTGGTTTAGGATCAGGGAAGGTGCATTCGCTCCCACTGTCCTCGGTGTATACCTGGGGAAGTGGAATCTCAGCGCCTCTCCGCCTGCCGATGCTCAACACCGAAGTGCTGCAAGTGTCTCTGGGCCGCACTCAGAAGATGGGGGTGACCAAATCAGGCCGCCTGATTACATGGGAG GCTCCATCAGTGGGGTCTGGCGAGGCCAGTCTGCCCGGTGTTGTGGAGCCGATGCAGCCTCAGTTCATTTCACGTTTCCTCGAGGGTCAGTCTGGAGTCACCATCAAGTCTGTGTCCTGTGGCGATCTTTTTACCACCTGCATGACAG ACAGGGGCATTATCATGACGTTTGGAAGTGGAAGCAACGGCTGTCTAGGCCACGGTAACTTCAATGATGTAACACAG CCCAAGATAGTTGAGGCGCTCCTTGGCTATGAGCTGGTTCAGGTGTCTTGTGGCGCTTCCCACGTACTCGCTGTGACCAATGAAAGAGAAGTATTTGCCTGGGGAAGAGGAGACAATG GTCGCCTCGGGCTCGGCACCCAAGACACCCACAACTCTCCACAGCAGGTGTGCTTACCTGTGGAATTCGAGGCCCAGAGGGTGGTGTGTGGAGTCGACTGCTCCATGATTATCAGCACCAAGCACAACATCGTGGCATGTGGAAGCAACAG GTTCAACAAGCTCGGGCTGGATAAAATAATTATTGGAGAGGAACCAAATCCCTCAAATCAGGTGGAAGAAGTTCATTCCTACACCCCTGTCCAATCAGCCCCACTCAACAGCGAGAGGATAGTTTACATTGATATTGGGACAGCCCATTCTGTTGCTGTTACAG AAAAAGGTCAGTGCTTTACCTTTGGCAGCAACCAGCATGGCCAGATGGGCTGCAGTTCTCGTCATAGCAGTCGTGTGCCCTGCCTGGTGCCTGGGCTGCAGGGCATCACCATGGCAGCCTGTGGAGATGCTTTCACCTTAGCTATCGGATCTG AAGGGGAGGTGTACACCTGGGGCAAGGGGGCCCGCGGCCGCCttggaagaagagaggaggattCTGGGATACCGAAGGCGGTGCAGCTCGACGAGAGTCACCCATTTGTGGTGACATCAGTGGcttgttgtcatggcaacactCTGCTGGCAGTGAAAC CTTTGCTTGAAGAACCTGTCCCGAGATGA